A genomic region of Coleofasciculus sp. FACHB-1120 contains the following coding sequences:
- a CDS encoding STAS domain-containing protein codes for MNVLFKIVKSPDIFDSAKAAQFHEEIENLIDTGVKFVLLDLKNVTFISSSGLMALVSIVRLTRSAGCKLLLYSRSEQVRILLEMTGLDQVLETFNKSEGFQKSGSLARPNVNPVSEPLLKSAYSSKLKSTSSPIQPASAR; via the coding sequence ATGAACGTTCTTTTTAAAATCGTTAAATCCCCAGATATTTTTGATAGCGCTAAAGCAGCTCAGTTTCATGAAGAAATTGAGAATCTCATCGATACGGGAGTCAAATTTGTTCTCCTCGATCTCAAAAATGTCACCTTTATCAGTAGTTCTGGCTTAATGGCTCTGGTTTCAATCGTGAGGCTTACTAGATCGGCGGGTTGCAAACTTTTACTTTATTCCAGGAGCGAACAGGTCAGAATTTTATTGGAAATGACGGGTTTAGATCAAGTTCTAGAAACCTTTAATAAGTCGGAAGGATTTCAAAAGTCAGGAAGTTTAGCGCGACCGAATGTTAACCCTGTATCAGAACCATTGCTAAAGTCAGCCTATTCCTCAAAGCTGAAATCTACCAGTTCGCCAATCCAGCCTGCTTCTGCACGGTAA
- a CDS encoding glycoside hydrolase family 2 TIM barrel-domain containing protein, whose translation MHSLGKWLENCYIASGGATLSNFDQLERAYPRPQLQRSHWICLNGQWKFTYDDEGKITRPLDIPEWNQTIEVPFAPESAKSGIGDTGFHPNCWYEREFNIVKGEGRVLLHFGAVDYRARVWINGQFMADHEGGHTPFSIDITPVFNEDGPQRITLWAQDDPQDLAKPRGKQDWQLEPHSIWYPRTTGIWQTVWAEIVPATYIERIRWTPHFERWEIGFEAFVAGEKCDGFEVKVRLTVGCQLLVNDTYEVIHGEIHRRIALSDPGIDDYRNELLWSPEKPTLIDAEVQLWSNGELIDEIKSYTAMRTVGIQRDRFMLNGRPYYLRLVLDQGYWPETLMTAPSDEALRRDVELVKEMGFNGVRKHQKIEDPRFLYWADVLGLMVWEEMPSAYRFSPKAVERITKEWTEVIERDASHPCIVVWVPFNESWGVPDLTATAAHQHCVQALYHLTKTLDPTRPVIGNDGWESAATDILAIHDYDNKPTRLAKRYGPAVKLSDLFDRQRPGGRVLTLDGYPHQGQPIMLTEFGGIAFAGREDKKAWGYVRSHDISELQIRYTALLDVVNRVELFSGFCYTQLTDTYQEANGLLYADRTPKFPIEAIAYATLGRGEEDEEDVMLTTVKAALGQENNVFPGAVEAGWSQADSIQQIPHCGGNYSH comes from the coding sequence ATGCACTCTTTAGGAAAATGGCTGGAAAATTGTTATATCGCGTCCGGCGGCGCGACTCTGTCTAATTTTGACCAGCTCGAAAGAGCTTATCCGCGTCCGCAGTTACAGCGATCGCACTGGATTTGTCTCAACGGTCAATGGAAGTTTACATATGATGATGAGGGGAAAATAACCCGACCCTTAGATATTCCGGAGTGGAATCAGACCATTGAAGTTCCCTTTGCTCCCGAATCCGCAAAAAGTGGCATTGGCGACACGGGATTTCACCCAAACTGCTGGTATGAGCGGGAATTTAACATTGTCAAGGGTGAAGGTCGGGTGCTGCTTCATTTCGGGGCGGTAGATTATCGTGCCCGCGTGTGGATCAACGGTCAATTTATGGCTGACCATGAAGGCGGACATACTCCCTTCAGTATCGATATTACGCCAGTCTTTAATGAAGACGGGCCACAGCGAATAACCTTGTGGGCGCAAGACGACCCCCAGGACTTGGCGAAACCCCGTGGGAAGCAAGATTGGCAACTGGAACCGCACAGTATTTGGTATCCACGTACCACTGGGATTTGGCAGACTGTTTGGGCAGAGATCGTTCCTGCAACTTATATTGAGCGCATCCGCTGGACGCCGCACTTTGAGCGGTGGGAGATTGGCTTTGAAGCTTTTGTGGCGGGTGAGAAGTGCGATGGCTTCGAGGTAAAGGTAAGACTAACCGTTGGGTGCCAGTTACTGGTCAACGATACCTATGAAGTCATCCACGGAGAGATTCACCGACGAATTGCCCTTTCTGACCCTGGCATTGACGACTACCGCAACGAGTTGCTTTGGAGTCCGGAGAAGCCAACATTGATCGATGCGGAAGTGCAGTTGTGGTCTAATGGCGAGTTGATAGATGAAATCAAGTCTTATACCGCAATGCGGACGGTGGGAATTCAGCGCGATCGCTTTATGCTCAATGGTCGTCCCTACTATCTGCGACTGGTTCTAGACCAAGGCTATTGGCCTGAGACGCTGATGACCGCACCTTCTGATGAAGCGTTGCGGCGCGATGTTGAGCTAGTCAAAGAAATGGGATTCAATGGGGTTCGCAAGCACCAGAAGATTGAAGACCCCCGTTTCTTGTATTGGGCAGATGTACTAGGACTGATGGTTTGGGAAGAAATGCCCAGCGCCTATCGCTTCTCTCCGAAAGCGGTGGAACGGATTACTAAGGAGTGGACTGAGGTTATTGAACGCGATGCCAGCCATCCTTGCATTGTCGTCTGGGTGCCGTTCAACGAATCTTGGGGTGTTCCCGACTTGACGGCGACAGCAGCCCACCAGCACTGCGTCCAAGCACTGTATCACTTGACCAAGACTCTTGACCCAACTCGTCCAGTCATCGGTAACGATGGTTGGGAGAGTGCGGCAACTGATATTCTGGCTATCCACGACTACGATAATAAACCGACTCGGTTAGCAAAACGCTATGGCCCAGCGGTGAAGCTATCAGACCTCTTCGATCGCCAGCGTCCGGGTGGGCGCGTTCTGACGCTGGACGGCTATCCTCATCAAGGGCAGCCGATCATGCTGACTGAGTTTGGCGGCATTGCTTTTGCGGGTCGGGAAGATAAAAAAGCTTGGGGATATGTGCGTTCCCATGATATTTCTGAACTGCAAATCCGGTATACGGCGCTATTAGATGTGGTGAACCGAGTCGAGTTATTTAGCGGTTTTTGTTACACCCAGTTGACGGATACCTACCAAGAAGCGAACGGACTGCTATATGCCGACCGGACTCCGAAATTCCCCATTGAAGCGATCGCATATGCGACTCTAGGCAGGGGTGAGGAAGACGAAGAGGACGTTATGCTCACAACAGTTAAAGCTGCATTGGGGCAAGAAAACAATGTATTCCCAGGAGCTGTTGAAGCCGGATGGTCGCAAGCTGATTCTATACAGCAGATTCCCCATTGCGGAGGAAATTACAGCCACTAG
- a CDS encoding signal peptidase I produces MQSKVVVGNAHSEGANRSGWFLGHFINPIDDIRSTSDLEVKWGMHPAGDGRSEWAMNEEATTLSILIKGRFRVQFPEQEVILSREGDYVLWSPGVPHSWSAESDCTILTVRWPSKSGDSVAVS; encoded by the coding sequence ATGCAGTCTAAAGTTGTTGTTGGGAATGCTCATAGTGAAGGCGCAAACCGTTCTGGTTGGTTTCTCGGTCATTTTATAAACCCAATCGATGACATTCGTTCGACTTCCGACCTAGAAGTGAAATGGGGGATGCACCCAGCAGGAGACGGTCGATCTGAGTGGGCAATGAACGAGGAAGCAACGACACTTTCTATCCTAATTAAAGGAAGATTTCGCGTTCAATTTCCAGAACAAGAAGTCATATTGTCTCGTGAAGGCGACTACGTTCTCTGGTCTCCAGGCGTGCCCCATTCTTGGTCTGCTGAGTCAGATTGTACGATTCTGACTGTCCGCTGGCCCTCGAAATCGGGAGATAGTGTTGCAGTTAGCTGA
- a CDS encoding DUF6745 domain-containing protein: MSQEKIEKLTPEQESLIPVYREKWRKIAYSTEPIDREKAAEAVKAIYDLINWQQPEVIFCSSPYKALTTIFNLPYNKNILTKEAYSFNECFFNKYSDEWKKQPEILDYKNVIELLDLPERIPYYEIMQYELHQTFIDIDFDVTLDVLDFMIQIDVWRIYIFIDCCQSILNSRFSRKISYTFESLVKNCGWTFPFEKICFICDRPRVLSLDNQQRLHAEGAPAIQFADGYSLYASHGVGLPEKYGKLHPNQWEAKWLIEEDNAELRRVLIQGIGYDRIAQELGAIELDSYQEYTLLKIDTDIDVEPIYLLKMTCPSTGFIHVLRVPPEMISAREAIAWVNWGINPEEFSVQT; the protein is encoded by the coding sequence ATGTCACAGGAAAAGATTGAAAAGCTGACTCCAGAGCAAGAATCTTTGATTCCGGTTTATCGGGAGAAGTGGAGAAAAATAGCATATTCAACTGAACCAATTGACAGAGAAAAAGCTGCTGAAGCGGTAAAAGCAATTTATGATTTGATTAATTGGCAGCAACCAGAGGTCATTTTTTGCTCTAGTCCTTACAAGGCATTAACAACTATTTTCAACTTACCCTACAATAAAAACATCTTAACCAAGGAAGCTTACTCGTTCAATGAATGCTTTTTTAATAAATATAGTGACGAATGGAAAAAACAGCCTGAGATTCTTGATTATAAAAATGTTATTGAATTGTTGGATTTGCCGGAAAGGATTCCCTATTATGAAATTATGCAGTACGAGCTGCATCAAACTTTTATTGATATAGATTTTGATGTAACTCTTGATGTGCTAGATTTCATGATTCAGATAGACGTATGGCGCATATACATTTTTATTGACTGTTGTCAGTCTATATTAAATTCTAGGTTTTCTCGTAAAATTAGTTATACCTTTGAATCTCTAGTTAAAAATTGTGGATGGACTTTCCCTTTTGAAAAGATTTGCTTTATTTGCGATCGCCCTCGCGTCCTCTCCTTGGACAACCAGCAGCGCCTCCACGCGGAAGGCGCACCCGCGATCCAGTTTGCAGACGGCTACAGCCTCTACGCCTCTCATGGGGTAGGATTACCTGAAAAATACGGTAAGCTGCACCCGAACCAGTGGGAAGCTAAATGGCTAATAGAAGAAGATAACGCCGAACTGCGGCGAGTGCTAATTCAGGGTATTGGCTACGATAGAATTGCTCAGGAATTAGGAGCAATTGAGTTAGATTCTTATCAAGAATACACTTTATTAAAAATTGATACTGATATTGATGTTGAGCCAATTTATCTGTTGAAGATGACTTGCCCAAGCACTGGATTTATTCATGTGTTGCGCGTACCACCTGAGATGATATCGGCACGGGAAGCGATCGCATGGGTAAATTGGGGAATTAATCCAGAAGAATTTTCCGTGCAAACATGA
- the glf gene encoding UDP-galactopyranose mutase codes for MFDYLIVGAGFAGSVLAERLASQAGKKVLVVDKRSHIGGNAYDHYDDAGVLVHKYGPHIFHTNSREVFDYLSKFTEWRSYEHRVLASVDGQLVPMPINLDTVNKLYGLSLTSFQLEEFFASVAEKKEYIRTSEDVVVSKVGRELYEKFFRNYTRKQWGIDPSDLDKSVTSRVPTRTNRDDRYFTDSYQAMPLHGYTRMFEKMLSHPNIKIMLNTDYREIQKVIPYREMIYSGPVDAYFDYRYGKLPYRSLEFKHETHNKPVHQSAPVVNYPNEHLYTRITEFKYLTGQEHSKTSIVYEYPQAEGDPYYPVPRPENAELYKKYKALADATSGVHFVGRLATYKYYNMDQCVAQALTVYKQIGTKREPVVLEPVEARSSYTQNVSLDEIVEKRPQTEVVTTNGHGKAVSH; via the coding sequence ATGTTCGATTATCTTATTGTGGGTGCAGGGTTCGCTGGAAGTGTCCTTGCAGAACGTCTAGCGAGTCAGGCAGGCAAGAAGGTTCTAGTGGTTGACAAGCGATCGCACATTGGCGGCAATGCTTACGATCATTACGATGATGCAGGCGTTCTTGTACATAAATACGGCCCCCACATCTTTCATACCAATTCCCGCGAAGTCTTTGACTACCTTTCTAAGTTCACCGAGTGGCGCTCTTACGAACACCGCGTTTTGGCGAGTGTAGACGGTCAACTGGTACCAATGCCCATCAACCTCGATACCGTCAACAAGCTTTACGGACTCAGTCTCACTTCCTTTCAACTCGAAGAATTTTTCGCCTCGGTTGCTGAGAAAAAAGAATATATCCGCACCAGTGAAGATGTGGTTGTCAGCAAGGTAGGACGGGAATTGTACGAAAAATTCTTCCGGAACTACACGCGCAAACAATGGGGAATCGATCCCTCGGATCTCGATAAGTCAGTCACCTCACGGGTACCTACCCGCACCAATCGAGACGATCGATATTTCACCGATAGCTATCAAGCGATGCCATTGCACGGCTATACCCGGATGTTCGAGAAGATGTTGTCTCACCCGAACATCAAAATTATGCTGAACACCGATTATCGGGAGATTCAGAAAGTCATTCCGTACCGCGAAATGATTTACAGCGGACCCGTGGATGCTTACTTCGACTATCGCTATGGAAAGCTTCCCTACCGTTCCCTTGAATTCAAGCATGAAACGCACAACAAGCCTGTGCATCAATCAGCGCCAGTCGTAAACTACCCCAACGAGCATTTATACACTCGCATCACTGAGTTCAAGTATCTGACAGGACAAGAACACAGTAAAACTAGCATCGTTTACGAGTACCCCCAGGCCGAGGGAGATCCTTACTACCCAGTACCACGCCCAGAAAATGCCGAACTCTACAAGAAATACAAGGCATTGGCTGATGCAACGTCGGGAGTACATTTTGTAGGACGGTTGGCGACCTACAAGTATTACAACATGGATCAATGCGTGGCGCAGGCGCTCACAGTTTATAAACAGATTGGCACGAAACGTGAGCCAGTTGTTTTAGAACCTGTAGAAGCGAGAAGCAGCTACACCCAGAATGTTTCTTTAGATGAAATCGTTGAGAAACGCCCACAGACAGAAGTTGTAACCACCAACGGTCACGGAAAAGCAGTGAGTCATTAG
- a CDS encoding family 1 glycosylhydrolase, with the protein MWAGVECTVNRVGDRYFNQLERNGHKTRLSDLNLFAELGVRAIRYPILWELTAPDGPDSADWSWADERLGRLRELGIRPIVGLVHHGSGPLHTSLVNPTFASGLAQFAEAVAQRYPWVENYTPVNEPLTTARFSGLYGHWYPHGRDSLTFLQALLTQLRATVLSMQAIRQVNPNAKLVQTEDLCKVFSTPQLAYQAEFENERRWLSIDLLSGRLNRDRPMWKYLCNVGINEAELEWFLENPCPPDIIGINHYLTSDRFLDERLERYPQWTHGGNGRQQYADVEAVRVRAEGIAGPYALIKETWERYGLPIAVTEVHHGCTREEQLRWVKEVWEAATSLRSEGIDLRAITAWSLLGSYDWTSLVTKDNGHYEPGVFDLRSPEPRPTAIAHMLRELARGEMPHHPLLDVPGWWHRPQRLLYPPVAESNSAEAQGRKTPEKHLSPQHLSTSAPVRSSSPRPLAIIGARGTLGKAFARICDIRGIPYHLLNRQELDIAEPASVERVLAELKPWAVVNAAGYVRVDDAEREPDACLRENAVGPANLAAACARQKVALLTFSSDLVFDGTGVAPYVESDAVAPLNVYGRSKVEAESQVLKFHPSSLVVRTSAFFGPWDEYNFITMALRTLAAGKPFIAAEDSVVSPTYVPDLVNTSLDLLIDSESGLWHIANPGESSWADLARFAAKQAGFDTTQIEACPMQALRLLAPRPIYSVLGSERGVLLPSLENAIARYFQESKISL; encoded by the coding sequence ATGTGGGCTGGAGTCGAGTGTACCGTTAACCGGGTAGGCGATCGCTATTTCAACCAGTTGGAGCGAAACGGTCACAAAACGCGCTTAAGCGACCTGAATTTGTTTGCCGAACTCGGTGTGCGTGCCATCCGCTATCCGATCCTTTGGGAACTAACCGCCCCCGATGGCCCAGATAGTGCCGATTGGTCTTGGGCGGATGAACGACTGGGACGTTTGCGCGAACTGGGTATCCGTCCCATTGTCGGTTTAGTTCACCACGGCAGTGGCCCTCTTCATACAAGTCTGGTGAATCCCACCTTTGCTTCTGGACTTGCCCAGTTTGCCGAAGCCGTTGCCCAACGCTACCCGTGGGTGGAAAATTACACCCCTGTCAACGAGCCGCTCACGACAGCCCGCTTTAGCGGATTATACGGTCACTGGTATCCTCACGGTCGGGATAGTTTAACTTTCTTGCAGGCGTTGCTGACGCAACTCCGCGCCACGGTTCTCTCGATGCAGGCGATTCGCCAAGTTAACCCGAACGCAAAGCTGGTGCAAACCGAGGACTTGTGCAAGGTGTTCAGCACGCCACAGCTGGCATACCAAGCAGAGTTTGAAAATGAGCGTCGCTGGCTGAGTATCGATCTGCTGTCTGGTCGCCTGAATCGCGATCGCCCGATGTGGAAATATCTCTGTAATGTTGGGATTAATGAAGCTGAACTGGAGTGGTTTTTAGAAAATCCCTGTCCGCCGGACATCATTGGGATTAACCACTACTTAACGAGCGATCGCTTTCTGGATGAGCGCCTAGAACGCTATCCCCAGTGGACGCATGGAGGAAATGGGCGGCAGCAGTACGCAGATGTCGAGGCGGTGCGAGTCCGTGCGGAAGGAATCGCCGGACCCTACGCGCTGATCAAAGAGACATGGGAACGCTATGGCTTGCCAATTGCGGTCACTGAAGTCCATCACGGTTGCACCCGCGAAGAACAACTGCGCTGGGTCAAAGAGGTGTGGGAAGCAGCAACCAGTCTGCGTTCCGAAGGTATTGACCTGCGTGCCATCACCGCTTGGTCGCTCCTCGGTTCTTATGACTGGACTAGCTTGGTGACAAAAGATAACGGTCATTACGAGCCTGGGGTGTTCGACTTGCGATCGCCCGAACCCCGCCCAACTGCGATCGCCCATATGCTGCGCGAGTTGGCACGCGGCGAGATGCCCCACCACCCCCTTCTGGATGTGCCAGGATGGTGGCACAGACCCCAGCGACTGCTCTACCCACCCGTTGCAGAGAGCAACAGCGCAGAGGCGCAGGGGCGCAAAACCCCAGAAAAGCACCTCAGTCCTCAGCACCTCAGCACCTCAGCACCTGTTCGTTCTTCCTCCCCGCGTCCGCTCGCCATTATTGGAGCGAGAGGCACGTTGGGGAAAGCTTTTGCTCGAATTTGCGACATCCGGGGTATACCCTATCACCTCCTCAACCGTCAGGAACTGGATATTGCCGAGCCTGCCTCAGTTGAGCGGGTACTGGCTGAACTCAAGCCTTGGGCGGTTGTAAATGCGGCTGGATACGTTCGCGTAGATGATGCAGAGCGGGAACCAGATGCTTGTCTGCGCGAAAACGCGGTGGGTCCGGCAAATCTCGCGGCTGCTTGCGCGAGGCAGAAAGTGGCCCTGCTCACCTTCTCATCGGATCTGGTATTTGATGGGACTGGTGTTGCTCCTTATGTAGAGAGCGATGCTGTTGCACCGCTCAATGTGTATGGACGCAGCAAAGTGGAAGCTGAGTCGCAAGTTCTAAAGTTTCATCCCTCGTCGCTCGTCGTCCGCACCAGCGCCTTCTTCGGACCGTGGGACGAGTACAACTTTATTACAATGGCGCTCCGCACCCTAGCGGCAGGAAAACCCTTTATTGCGGCAGAAGATTCGGTCGTTTCACCGACCTACGTTCCGGATCTGGTCAATACCAGCCTTGACCTCTTAATTGACAGCGAAAGTGGTTTGTGGCACATTGCCAACCCTGGCGAGAGTTCTTGGGCAGACTTAGCACGGTTTGCGGCTAAGCAAGCCGGTTTCGATACTACGCAAATTGAAGCTTGTCCCATGCAAGCGCTCAGGCTATTGGCACCACGCCCAATCTACAGCGTTTTGGGCAGCGAACGGGGGGTACTGTTGCCGTCGCTGGAAAATGCGATCGCCCGCTACTTCCAAGAATCCAAAATTTCCCTGTAA
- a CDS encoding M24 family metallopeptidase, with protein MNQLSEEVSQKLELIRNALTEAEAQGLRLRGTDWFAWATAGGSSTVLLTAETGIAEVLVTAEDAWILTDEIEAQRLKDEEIPENFQHYANPWADAAARESFVQQATNGGKILSDRPIPHAEKRLPASLQQHKRTLMPSELERYRQLGRQASEAMTEVLKAAKPDWTEYQLAGAGAEALWARGIHPALTLVAGERRLPLYRHATATGEEIGRQAMLVFCARRHGLYANLTRFVSFGSSDESAKLHGDVRQIEAEALNFLKPGIALNAVYDTLADVYQKHGYSNAIREHHQGGTTGYLAREVVANPTTNDTLEENMAVAWNPSVRGAKIEDTFVLLKDRLENLTFDPNFPSVEVAGRLRPVPLEVG; from the coding sequence ATGAATCAACTTAGTGAAGAAGTCTCTCAGAAATTAGAGTTAATCCGAAATGCCTTAACGGAAGCTGAAGCGCAGGGTTTGCGATTGCGCGGTACCGATTGGTTCGCCTGGGCGACTGCTGGCGGTTCTAGTACCGTACTGCTGACGGCTGAAACGGGTATTGCAGAAGTGCTAGTGACTGCTGAGGATGCCTGGATATTAACCGATGAAATCGAAGCGCAGCGGTTAAAAGATGAGGAAATTCCCGAAAATTTCCAGCATTATGCGAATCCTTGGGCTGATGCTGCGGCGCGTGAATCTTTTGTGCAGCAAGCGACCAATGGAGGGAAGATTTTAAGCGATCGCCCGATTCCTCATGCCGAGAAACGATTGCCCGCCTCTCTACAACAGCATAAACGAACCCTGATGCCAAGCGAGCTGGAGCGATATCGCCAGTTAGGGCGTCAGGCAAGTGAAGCGATGACAGAGGTACTCAAAGCCGCCAAGCCGGATTGGACAGAATATCAGCTTGCCGGTGCGGGTGCCGAGGCATTGTGGGCGAGGGGGATACATCCAGCGCTGACGCTGGTAGCAGGCGAGAGACGTTTGCCACTGTACCGTCATGCTACCGCCACAGGTGAAGAGATTGGGCGGCAAGCGATGCTGGTATTTTGCGCGAGAAGACATGGTTTGTATGCAAATCTGACCCGATTTGTATCATTCGGTTCGTCCGATGAAAGCGCCAAATTGCATGGTGATGTCCGTCAAATTGAAGCGGAAGCTTTGAATTTTTTAAAGCCTGGAATCGCTCTGAATGCAGTTTATGACACTTTAGCTGATGTTTATCAAAAGCACGGATATTCTAATGCCATCCGAGAACATCATCAAGGTGGAACGACGGGATATTTGGCGCGAGAAGTTGTAGCGAATCCGACGACTAATGACACCTTGGAAGAAAATATGGCTGTCGCCTGGAATCCCAGTGTACGAGGTGCAAAGATTGAGGATACTTTTGTACTTCTCAAAGATAGACTGGAAAATTTGACTTTCGATCCAAATTTTCCCAGTGTTGAAGTAGCCGGAAGATTGCGCCCTGTGCCCTTAGAGGTTGGGTAA
- the galT gene encoding galactose-1-phosphate uridylyltransferase — protein MYSQELLKPDGRKLILYSRFPIAEEITATSPSHEPVQANPHLRWHPLRGEWIAYASHRQGRTFMPPPEYNPLAPTKDPQFPTELPQGKYDMAVFDNRFPSMALGAHDPPASIVQTLPANGACEVVVFTQDPQASLGSLELDQLELLLQVWGDRTRALGETPQIQYVLPFENKGVEMGVTLQHPHGQIYAYPFVPPVPARMLERQQAYYQEHQRGLLQDLIQKEISDNQRIIYLDEEAIAFVPAFARYPYEVWIAPIQPAATFVDLTDRQRQGLAKALKTVTLKYDGLWNRPFPYLMAWFQAPTDGNPHPEAHLHAELYPPYRTQDRLKYLAGTELAAGMFANDALPEEKAKDLQAVVITLENPVRL, from the coding sequence ATGTATTCCCAGGAGCTGTTGAAGCCGGATGGTCGCAAGCTGATTCTATACAGCAGATTCCCCATTGCGGAGGAAATTACAGCCACTAGCCCTAGTCATGAGCCAGTGCAGGCGAATCCTCACCTGCGCTGGCATCCGTTGCGGGGAGAATGGATTGCTTATGCCAGTCACCGTCAGGGGCGGACTTTTATGCCGCCCCCAGAATACAATCCGCTAGCACCTACCAAAGATCCTCAGTTTCCGACAGAACTCCCGCAGGGGAAATATGATATGGCGGTGTTTGACAACCGCTTTCCCTCAATGGCTTTGGGGGCACACGATCCACCCGCTAGCATTGTGCAGACTCTCCCAGCAAACGGCGCGTGCGAAGTGGTGGTCTTTACGCAAGATCCGCAAGCTTCCCTCGGTTCCCTGGAACTGGATCAATTAGAGTTATTGTTGCAAGTTTGGGGCGATCGCACTCGCGCTTTAGGCGAAACGCCGCAGATTCAGTATGTACTGCCTTTTGAGAACAAAGGAGTCGAAATGGGGGTGACTTTGCAGCATCCCCACGGGCAAATCTACGCTTATCCGTTTGTTCCACCCGTCCCAGCGCGGATGTTAGAGAGGCAACAAGCGTATTATCAGGAGCATCAGCGGGGTTTGCTGCAAGATTTGATCCAAAAAGAGATTTCGGATAATCAGCGGATTATTTATCTGGATGAGGAAGCGATCGCCTTTGTCCCCGCTTTCGCCCGTTACCCTTACGAAGTCTGGATTGCCCCGATTCAGCCCGCCGCTACATTTGTGGATCTGACAGATAGGCAGCGTCAAGGACTCGCCAAAGCTTTAAAAACGGTCACTCTCAAGTATGACGGTTTGTGGAATCGTCCTTTCCCTTACTTGATGGCGTGGTTCCAAGCACCCACCGATGGAAATCCGCATCCAGAAGCACACCTGCACGCAGAGTTGTATCCTCCCTATCGGACTCAGGATCGGCTCAAATACCTGGCGGGAACCGAACTAGCCGCAGGAATGTTTGCGAATGATGCGCTTCCGGAGGAGAAGGCAAAGGACTTACAAGCTGTCGTGATCACGCTTGAAAATCCAGTGCGATTGTGA